A window of the Xenopus laevis strain J_2021 chromosome 9_10L, Xenopus_laevis_v10.1, whole genome shotgun sequence genome harbors these coding sequences:
- the sh3bp4.L gene encoding SH3 domain-binding protein 4-B encodes MAAQKIRSANTNGLPRCKSEGALIDFSGVPDPSLSEVKVLSPSSLRIDNPASLENVKEVVAIKDYCPNNFTTLKFSKGEHLYVLDASGGDWWYAHNTTEMGYIPSSYVQPLNYRDSCLSDSGMIDGLLESVDEGVKELDLLGDWTNSSNQDSVKKCHNNPFLRPSVSNPFLNGPLVPQTHTADTENSVDLLLFDPLAPSHAIASETSTDVLLDLLPNTSQNEVTVPVKRDNPFFRSKRSYSLSELSVLQAKSESPTTGSFFAGLKSPAPEQFQSREDFRTAWLNHRKLARSCHDLDLLGQNPGWGQTQPVETSIVCRLDSSGGAVQLPDTSISILVPEKHVASGETQQISLKALLDPPLELNNDKCTTVSPVLEIKLSNMDVQSPLTLEVRISVALGGNASALNMVGIKCLRSDAKEGPYNSVTQIYMYGDTVQVKLDNLEPVMYVVMVAQGQGIVSPSSVWEYINKKVTVGLYGPKHIHPSFKAVIVIFGHDCAPKSLLVNEVGQQANKSAPVTLQLWGKQQFVLPKPQDLQLCLFSNMTNYRVDAGDQGKMVRGFQLKLGKVSRLIFPITCQDSAQLSDFTLRVQVRDEAGGVLSQYCVQTPQPPPKTGSKSTGPRRFLKKKEVGKIVLSPLALTYKYPTFQDRPVTSLKYGKLIKTVVRQSKNPYLLEYKKGDVIGLLSEEKIRLKGQLWNKEWYIGYYQGKLGLVHAKNVLVVGKVKPSFFSGPELTTGLLLEQILRPCKFLTYIYASVRTLLMENIGSWRCFADALGYGNLPLSYFCRVELESETERVASVLEKLKEECNSEGKEKKSFQKELIMALLKIDCQGLVVRLIQDFVLLTTAVEVASRWRELAEKLARVSKQQMEGYEAPHRDRNGMLDSEAMWKPAYDFLLTWSAQIGESYRDVIQELHTGLDKMRSPITKRWKHLTGTLIFVNSLDILRAAAFSTQEPEDCII; translated from the exons ATGGCAGCGCAGAAGATTCGATCTGCAAACACCAATGGCCTCCCACGCTGCAAGTCTGAGGGTGCCCTGATTGACTTCAGTGGGGTTCCTGACCCTAGCCTCAGTGAAGTTAAAG TGCTGTCTCCTAGTTCTCTGCGCATTGACAATCCTGCATCTCTCGAAAATGTAAAGGAAGTTGTGGCCATTAAGGACTATTGCCCCAACAATTTCACTACTCTGAAATTCTCCAAAGGAGAGCACTTGTACGTACTTGACGCTTCTGGTGGTGACTGGTGGTATGCACACAACACCACAGAAATGGGTTACATTCCCTCTTCTTATGTGCAGCCACTTAACTATCGAGACTCCTGCCTTAGTGACAGTGGAATGATAGATGGACTTCTAGAGAGTGTGGATGAGGGGGTAAAGGAACTGGACCTCCTGGGAGACTGGACCAACTCCTCCAATCAGGACTCTgttaaaaaatgtcacaataatCCCTTCCTACGACCCTCTGTTTCTAATCCATTTCTTAACGGCCCTTTAGTACCCCAGACCCATACTGCAGACACTGAAAATTCTGTGGATTTACTTCTTTTTGATCCACTGGCTCCTAGTCATGCTATTGCCTCTGAAACCAGTACAGATGTGCTTCTAGATCTGCTCCCTAACACCAGCCAAAATGAAGTAACCGTGCCAGTTAAGAGAGACAATCCATTTTTCCGGAGCAAGCGTTCCTACAGCCTCTCCGAGCTGTCTGTCCTCCAGGCAAAGTCTGAGAGCCCAACTACAGGCAGCTTCTTTGCTGGCCTTAAGTCCCCAGCACCCGAGCAGTTCCAGAGTAGGGAGGACTTCAGAACTGCTTGGCTTAACCATCGCAAACTAGCCAGGTCCTGCCATGATCTGGACCTGCTTGGCCAAAATCCTGGCTGGGGTCAGACGCAGCCTGTGGAGACAAGCATAGTCTGCAGGCTGGACAGCTCGGGGGGTGCCGTTCAGCTGCCGGACACGAGCATCAGTATTCTTGTCCCAGAGAAACATGTTGCCTCAGGTGAAACTCAACAGATCTCTCTAAAAGCCCTACTTGATCCACCATTGGAACTTAATAATGACAAGTGCACTACTGTCAGCCCTGTGCTGGAGATCAAACTTAGCAACATGGATGTGCAAAGTCCTCTTACCTTGGAAGTGAGAATTTCTGTGGCGCTAGGGGGTAATGCTTCTGCATTGAATATGGTAGGAATAAAATGCCTGCGGAGTGATGCTAAGGAAGGGCCCTACAACTCTGTGACACAGATTTATATGTATGGAGATACAGTTCAGGTAAAACTAGACAACTTAGAGCCAGTCATGTATGTTGTAATGGTAGCTCAAGGACAGGGCATTGTGTCCCCTTCTTCTGTGTGGGAATATATTAATAAGAAGGTCACTGTGGGACTCTATGGGCCCAAACACATACACCCATCGTTTAAGGCTGTTATAGTTATATTTGGTCATGACTGTGCCCCAAAAAGTCTGTTGGTCAATGAGGTAGGGCAGCAAGCTAATAAGTCTGCTCCAGTGACCCTGCAGCTGTGGGGTAAACAGCAGTTTGTCTTACCCAAGCCTCAGGACTTACAACTTTGCCTTTTCTCTAACATGACTAACTATAGAGTGGATGCTGGTGACCAGGGCAAAATGGTGCGTGGCTTCCAGCTAAAACTTGGTAAGGTCAGTAGACTTATCTTTCCAATTACTTGCCAAGATTCTGCCCAGCTCTCTGATTTTACACTACGAGTTCAAGTGAGAGATGAAGCTGGAGGTGTTCTATCCCAGTACTGTGTTCAAACCCCTCAAccacctccaaaaactgggagcAAGTCCACTGGACCGAGAAGATTTCTGAAGAAGAAGGAAGTAGGAAAAATAGTTCTGTCTCCCCTTGCTCTTACGTACAAGTACCCAACTTTCCAAGACCGACCAGTGACCAGTCTGAAGTATGGGAAACTTATAAAAACTGTGGTGAGGCAAAGCAAGAATCCCTATCTACTCGAGTACAAAAAAGGCGATGTAATAGGGTTGCTGAGTGAGGAGAAGATCAGACTTAAAGGACAGTTGTGGAACAAGGAATGGTATATTGGATATTACCAGGGTAAATTGGGACTGGTTCATGCTAAGAATGTACTTGTTGTGGGTAAAGTAAAGCCAAGCTTTTTCTCTGGCCCAGAACTGACTACAGGGCTTCTACTGGAGCAAATCTTGCGTCCTTGCAAGTTCCTGACCTACATCTATGCTTCTGTGCGAACCTTGCTAATGGAAAACATTGGGAGCTGGAGATGTTTTGCAGATGCCCTGGGTTATGGAAATTTACCGCTTTCGTACTTCTGTCGTGTAGAATTGGAGAGTGAGACAGAAAGAGTGGCCTCTGTCCTAGAGAAACTTAAAGAAGAGTGTAACAGTGAAGGCAAAGAGAAGAAATCCTTCCAAAAAGAGTTGATCATG GCCTTGCTGAAAATTGACTGCCAAGGTTTGGTCGTGAGGCTCATTCAGGACTTTGTTCTGCTTACAACAGCGGTGGAGGTTGCCTCACGTTGGAGAGAGCTAGCAGAGAAATTAGCAAGGGTGTCCAAGCAGCAAATGGAAGGCTATGAAGCACCACATCGTGACAGGAATGGAATGTTAGATAGTGAG GCCATGTGGAAACCAGCTTACGACTTTCTCTTGACATGGAGTGCACAAATAGGAGAAAGCTACCGAGATGTCATCCAAGAGTTACATACAGGTCTAGACAAGATGAGAAGTCCAATCACCAAACGATGGAAACATCTGACTGGAACCCTTATTTTTGTCAATTCTCTGGACATTCTTAGAGCTGCAGCCTTCAGTACTCAGGAACCCGAGGACTGCATAATCTGA